DNA sequence from the Treponema sp. OMZ 838 genome:
GAGACCGCTGCAGCTTTCAAAGGCGTGATGAGCAATTTCTGTAATTGTATCCGGTAATATAAGACTTCCAGTAAGGTAGGCGCTATTTGTTACGCCGATAACTATCCCGTCTGTGATTTCCAGCAACTGTACATTTGATTCTTCTTCAGCAGTAAGCCGTAATGCAGATATCTGTTCCATATTTTCATTATCCTATAAATTCGGATTAACGGTAATTTGTCCGTTCTGTAGATCGCTGCCGCAAGTTTGTAACAGCGCTTTTATCGATTCATTTTTTACGGTAAACCGTGCATCGGGTTTAATATGCGAAAAAGCATCGTATCCGATTTGCGTTAAACACTCGGATTTTATGATTATATTGTCTAACCTTTCACAACTGTCAAATGCACCTTCTCCAATTTCGGTAACCCCATCCGGTATGATAACAGTGGTTACATCAGTACAACCGGCAAGACAATAACCGCCTATTGCGGTAACGTGCTCCGGTATTATGAAAGTCTTTACGGGAGTTGCTTGTATAAGGGTCTTCATATCTTTTGTATAGAGTACATTATCTTTACTACGATAGACCGAATTCGCTTTATCGACGGTAATATCCATTAAGTTTGTGCAATAACCAAAAGGTCCCATACCGATATCAGTAACACTGCTTGGTATAATAATATGTGTTAAACTGCTGCAATAGCAAAAAGCTCCCATAGCGATTTTAATAACGCTATCCGGTATGGTAATACTCGTTACGCCTCTACATCGGGAAAAAGCCCCATAGCTGATTTCAGCTACACCATAAGGTATGACCACACATCCTGTTGCAACAGCCCGTAAAAGTGTTTTCATATCTTTTGTATAAAGTATATTTTCTTGACTGCAATAGGCTGGATTATTGGAATGAATGGTAATACTTGTGAGGTTCATGCAGCGGAAAAAAGCGCCGTACCCGATTTGAGTAACGCTGTCCGGTATGGTAATGCTTGTTAAACCCGTACAGCCGCTTAATGCTTTTCTCCCGATTTCGGTAATAGTGTCCGGCAATATAAGACTTCCGGTGAGGTCGTCTCTATTTGTTACTCCGATGAGTATCCCATCCGTTATTCTCAACAATTGTACATTGGCTTTTTCTTCAGCGGTAAGTTGTAATGCAGATCTTTGTTCCATATTGTCCTCCGGTTATGTTCTATACATTACCTATCAGTTATGCATTGATACTAAATCCGATCATTTTTTGTACGCCGTTTTTTTCTTGCTGCATCTGTGCTAATTCAGTAATAATATATTCAGAAGTTATTTTTTCTTGCGGCATAAACCGTGCTTTTCCATAAAGTGCGTTAAAATCCCCCGGAGTAACGGTTTGCCATTGGTTGAGCTTTTCTATTTGATCAGCATTAAATGACACATTACGAAAATATTTCATCAACAAAGTTTTTATTCCGTTTGCAGAGAGGGCTTGAAACTTAACCATAATATGAAAGCGGCGCTGCAATGCAGGATCCATGATGCTGCGCATATTGGTAGTGCAAATCAATAAACCGTTAAAGGCTTCTATCTGCATTAAAAATTCATTGACCATTGTCCGCTCCCAAGTATTTTCTGCATTGAAACGGTTGGTAAAAAATGAATCAGCCTCATCAAATAATAGTATCGCATCCTGTCTTTCCGCTTCTTCAAAAGCCTCTTTAATATTCTGTTCACTTTCGCCGACATATTTTCCTAATATATCAGAGGCTTTTTTTAAAATAAGCTCTTTAGCCAAAGAATTTGCAATATATCGTGCAAATTCTGTTTTACCGGATCCGGGACTTCCATAGAGTAAAATATTTGACGGAAAGTTACTTTTTAGAAATTGTACTGCTAAGTTTGAGTACCCTTTTTTTATAGAGTAGCTATTGAGATTAAAGGCAGCGTTTGTTTTTTCTTCTTTTAATGTTCCGGAAAAAAACGCATCAAAATTTTTATTGTAAATACAATAAATACTTTCGTCTTCGATATACCCGCTATCTTGCATTAACCCGAATGAAATAAGCTTTTTATCATTCTCAAATAAGCTTCTTATTGCTTGTAAAGACGTATTAATACATTTTGCATATAGCGTTATTTTATTTTCTGTATCTTGGAATAATACATCTCCATAAAAATTATAGAGTTCATAGATTGTCTGTGTTCTATATGCTGCCGTAAGTAATACCGCTTCTTGGTGTGAAAGATGTAAGGTATCAAATAGAAATTCAACAGGAGTTATATCATTAAGTATCTTGGTTATCCGTGCTGAAACATTTATTTTCTGAGGAATGATATACGTATCATTGTTATTTATCTTGGTGGAAAAGAAAATAAGCGCGATAATTTTAGCAAGGTTTTCTTTCTGCATAAAAACACAACGGCAAAGATTTATCGTAAAAATGGAATCGGTCGTAAAATTATCGATGGCAGCAGCGATTTTCGTATCTTCTTTAAAATTTACATCCAATTTACTCCCGTATTCAAACGGATGATTGTAATTCTTTCCCGGCGTAAATACCGTTAGCTGTTTTTCCTTTATTCCTTTTTGAATAAATGCTTGCACAATTGTTTCAGCTTGTGTTTCTTTTTTTAGACGCACAATAAGTGCCTGTAATAACATCAGTAATGATTTATACTTATCCAGATGTTTGCTATTCGAACATAGATTATAAAGATATCCGGCTACAGCCATACATTCCGGCTTACTTTCATCATCGATAAATCTTATTATATCTGTCTGCATAGTTCCCCCGCTTTCCCTTCAGTAATTGTCCCAACGACTATACTAATAGCATAGTTAGTCTATCAGGCGGTGATAGAGGTGAAAATTTTTTTAACAACTGATAGTATTTGAATAGTGTTCATCTTTTTCATAAACGATATTATTGACGGGAAGCTCAAATTTTTTCTCAATAATTTTGGCATGTTTTATTAAAAACCAATCGCCATGATATACATAATATTTACCAAGTAATATATTATATGAGACTCTGCCTCTTGGTAATTTCCAATACTCATCTCTGTACCTTTTCGGTAAATAGTGCAAATAACCATTTTGTTTTAATTTCTCCCATACATTACTATGGTCTTCTTGAGATAGTAGCCATTCACCATATTTTTGTGCAAATGCAATGTCTGTTTTATCGACATAAAATAAATCAGATAAATCGGGAAGGAGCCAAAATATACCAACCATACTTAATACCAATAGCAGGGCATTTTAGTTGCCTGCTGATTCTCTCCTCTGTTCTAAATTATTTTTTTCGATAGCGTCTTTCAAGAAGTCCGTGAATGTTTTTTTATCATGTTGTTTTTGAAACCAATTCGTATTTTTTTCCGCTCTTTCGAACCGTTTGACCCCAAAAACAGGTTCTATATAATGAGGGCCGCAATTATTAAGCCACTGTTTGCCGCACCAAATAACTTTTTCCATCGGTGTTTCTCCTGAATTAAAATTGAACATACACTAGATTTTCACTAATTGTCCCAATGACTATACTAATAGCATAGTCAGTCTATCATGCGATGATAGGGGGGATAAAAATTTTTAAGCCGGTGTTGTATCTTGATTTTAATGCGGAAAATTGTGAAACAAGAGGTTCTAAATGTTGTGGATGTTGGATGTTTTTTCTAGTTACAAATATCTATAGACAATTTTTCACACACTTTTGCTAAAGCTCCATCATTTCTCTGTCTTTTAGCTCATGTTGGTTTGTGCGTTATAGAGGGCGGCATAGACACCGCCTTTTGCCAATAGCTCTGCATGTGTTCCTTGCTCGCAAATGCCTTCATCATCAACTACTACAATACGGTCTGCACTGCGGATTGTTGAGAGGCGGTGGGCTATAATCAGTGTTGTACGGCCCTGTGCGAGTTCTTCAAATGATTTTTGAATTTTTATTTCCGTTGCGGTATCAAGAGCTGAAGTTGCTTCATCCAGTATTAAAATCGGGGGATTTTTTAAAAAGGTTCGTGCAATCGCAACCCGCTGTTTTTGCCCGCCGGAAAGCTGTACCCCCCGCTCTCCGACAAGCGTATTATACCCGTCCGGCATCTGCATAATATCTTCATGAATTTCAGCCCGTTTTGCTGCATGTACTATATCCTGTTCAGAAGCGGCACTGTTTCCATAAGCAATATTTTCCTTAATGGTATCGGCAAATAAGAAAACCTCCTGTTGCACAATACCGATTTGCCGCCGTAAACTGTGCACGGTAATATCCTGTATATTCCGCCCATCGAGGGTAATACTTCCTGCGGATGGTTCATAAAAACGGGGCAGTAAATTACATAAACTACTTTTTCCTCCGCCGGACGGTCCTACAAAGGCAATGGTTTGCCCTGCCTGTATATCCAGCTCGATATTTTGTAATACCGTAACCCCATCTTGATACGAAAACGAAACATCATTATAGCGGATATTTCCATGTGCTGAAGTAATTTCTACCGCATTATCATGGTCTCTAATACTATCATCTGTTTCCATGAGTTCTTTAAAACGTTTAAAACCCGCCATACCATTGGCGTATAGTTCAATAAAAGCCGTAAGCCGGCGGATAGGCTGTAAAAATGCACCGGCAAAAAGCGTTACGGTAATAATGTCGGTAAGCGTCATCGTCTGCTGCATAATAAAAAAACCGCCTGCGGCAATAATCACCAAATGTAACATTGAAATAAGAAACTCTAAACGGCTAAAGAAAAATGCCATATTCCAATAAAAACGTTTTTTTGCCGTATAAAATGCCTGATTGTTTTTTTCAAACCGTTCTTGTTCATAGCCTTCATTGGTAAATATTTGTGTTACACGTATTCCGGAAAGAGCGGGTTCAATAGCGGTATTGATTGCAGCAGTTTCTTCTTTTACGCGGCGGGACGCTTTCATAATATGTACACGGCAGCGGACAGTGTGAAAAAATGCGATGGGTATAAAGAGCGTCAAAAGCAGTGCGAGCTCCCATCTGATAGAAGCCATAAGTGCCAGCGAGCCGATCAGCGTTAATACTGAAATAAAGAGGTCTTCCGGTCCGTGATGCGATAACTCGGTAATTTCGAACAAATCTGTGGTGATGCGGGACATCAGCTGTCCGGTTCTATTGGTATCAAAAAAATGAAACGACTGTTTTTCTATATGGCGAAAAAGATCCCGCCGCATATCCGCTTCAACTTTAACGCCGAAAAGATGCCCGAAATACGTTACAAAATACTGAGCAGCACTGCGGATAAGATATAATCCTATCATTATTACAATAAATGTATAAAAGGCAGCATAGTCAGCCTTGGGTAAAAAATGCTGTATGCTGTATCTACTTGCCATGGGGAAGATAATATCTACCGCTGCAATAAAAGCTGCACAGCACAGATCGGCAGTAAAGAGTTTCCAATGAGGTTTAAAATATGAAAAGAATAGACGCATACGGTGTATTCTAACAAGAGTTGGAAAAAATGTATAGAAAGTGCATGGGATTTAGAAAAATCCTCGAGATGTTCGACAACACACATATCGAAGAGGTCTAATACTTACCCAAAACCTATCAGCCCGGTCAATGCTCCTTGTGGACAGATGCCCGGTATTCCGCCGGCGATTGATGATACAGTTTTCGGAATGCACAAGAAAATTTACCGGCATTCGCATAGCCGAGATGTGCAGCAATGCTCCCGATTGACAATGCCGGTTTAGATAGTAACAAACACGCATGTTGCATCCGTGCTTTTAAAATATACTCACGGGGCGAAAGACCGTAAAGGAGCCGAAATGTCCGGCGGAATTTTGTATGCCCCATAGCTGCTATACTGCATAATTCTTCCGAGCATGGCGGGTTTAGAATGGAGCGTTCAATAGCAAGTCTGACTCGCTCCAATGCTTTGCGTTCAATGGGAGAAAGACAAGCCTTCGTTGGGTTTAAAGAAACATCTACTTGCTTTCTGTGCCGCTGAACATTTCCTGCAGCAACAGAGAGCAGTTCCCCCACCTTACTTTCATAGTAGAGGCTTGATGTTTCTCCTGAAAGAATCTTGTGCTTAATCTGAAGAAAAATACTGCCGATTTCCGGTGTGTTATAATTACATTCGCACCAAGAAAACAAGGCTGCATACTGTAAGCCGTCAGACGCATATCGGCTTTGCAGGAAAGGAAGAAAGTAATCTTCAAGAAGGAGTACCGATATATAGCGAATGGGAATACCTGCCCGATAGAGAACCCGTCCTTTGGAAGGGCGATTTAGATACAGATTTATTCCTTCTTGAATTACTGCAGTGCGCTTGCCATTTTGAATGAGCCTTACTTCCCCTGATTCCAAATAATACATTTTTATCATTTTATGTTCGATTTGGTATCGGCGTTCCATATCGTGATAGGGAGTCCAGTCGCTGACGGAAAGAAAGATGCCCTCAGCCGGCTGCACCTGATACATGATACCGTGTCCTGCCTTTGCCGGAGGATAGTAGGTATGAATAGTTCCGCATTTTTCATTCGTTTCATTAAAATGGTAGTCTGCCATATAAAAGGAGGCATCGCCCAATTTATGAAATGCCTGCTGTTGATTTTTCTCTGTCACAGATGAGATTCCTCACTTTCAGTAATGTCCCTAAACATCTTTTTTTATGTCCTTAAACGCCGCGTATATGGCAATACTAAAAATGATAAATTGATATATCACAATCATTTATCATATATACCAAAAGCTTGTAAGCTTATGAGGGCTGTTTGACAGTGCCTCACCGGATAACTATAGTAGCTCATACTCGTTAGCCGTGTCTAACTACTAAAACATAGCATATTTTAGTCATGATGCAAACGGGTACGATGGGAAAAGATGAAACATTATTTTTTCCAAATACAAATAGAGTGTGAGGAGGACTTCTCTATGGCAAATGAAATGAGCAAAAAAGGTCTTACAACACGAGACCTGATTACCACCGGAATTTTAGCAGCACTGTATGTTGTTTGTGCGTTTATCGGCGAGCTGATATTCGGATTTTTCCCCGTGTTGACGTTTCTGTGTCCTTTGTCGATTGCACTGCTTTGCGGACCGGTTTTTATGTTAATTATTGCTAAAGTTCCAAAGCATGGACCTATCTTCATTACCGGCATTTTAGTAGGCGGTGTTTTGTTCGTAACGGGAATGTATTGGCTGATGTGCTTAGCGTATATCATTTTAGGAGTAGTAGCCGAATTGGTGGCTGGCTCTACAAATTTTAAAAGCAAGACCAGAAATTTATTTGCGTATATGATTTTTGTTATCAGTCCTATTTTTTCCTATGCAATGCTGTGGATCAATCGTGATGAGTATGTAAACTACCTCGTGAAAAATGGAACGGAACAGGCATATATGGATACGATGATTGCCAACGCGCATCTATGGGTACTGCCTGCTATGATTGCCGGCAATTTGATCTGTTCATGTATCAGCGGAAAATTTGGACAGCACTTACTCAGAAAACATTTTGAAAAAGCCGGGTTGGTGTAATGACTGCACCGTTTTCGGCGGATATTTTTTGTAAAACACAGCACTTGGATCCCCGAACAAAGTTTTATATGCTGCTCGTCGGTACCGTAGACCTCTTTCTTGCACCGACAGTATATTATGAGGTTGCACTGGTAGCACTCATTACGATAGTCGGATTGAGCTGCGGAGAAAAACGGTTTACTTTGAAAATGACCGGAATATACACATCCCTTATAATCTTATATCATATAGGAATTTATGGGATGACCGGCTGGCTGCAAATCGCCATTGTAACATTTACCTTTTATATTCGGAAGATATTTTCTTGCGCGATGATGGGCGGCATATTAGTTGGAACCACGCAGGTTAATGAATTTATGGCAGCGATGCATCGTATTCACGTCCCTAAGTCTGTCATCATTCCTATGACGGTGATGATTCGATATATCCCGATGGTTCAGGAAGACTGGGGCTTTATTCACGACGCAATGAAAATGAGGGATGTCGCACCTACCGTGAAAAGTTTGTTGACTCATCCTATTCGTACTGTTGAATGTATTTATGTTCCGATGATGATGTCCGCCCTCAAGGTGGCAGACGAACTTTCCGCAGCCTCTATTACTCGAGGGCTGGAAAATCCAAAGCAGAGAAGCTGTATGGCGGATATTCGTTTTACGTGGAAAGATTGTGTGTGTGCTTTTGCGTTTACCGTTTTTTTTGTGATTTCTATCCTATTTATGATAGGCAGGAATCTCGCATAGGATGATTACAGCATGATAGAGATGGAAAAGGTATCTTTCAGTTACCATAGCTCCGCACAAAACGCGAATATATCTCACATTGACTTAACAATTCAAGCTGGAGAATGTGTATTGCTGTGCGGCCGGAGCGGATGCGGAAAAACAACCTTGATTAGATTAATCAATGGTCTTATTCCCTCGTTCTATTCCGGAGAATTATCCGGTTCAGTATTGATTAACGGAAAGGCTGTTAAGGAAACTCCTCTGTATCAACTTGCGGAACAGGTAGGCTCTGTATTTCAAAATCCCCGTTCACAGTTTTTTAATATAGACACAGACAGCGAAATGGTATTCGGTATGGAAAATCTCGCTTGGACGAGAGAAAAGATGACAGAGCGGTTGAGTAAAACAATTCGTGATTTGCAAATCGAAACACTGAGCGGAAGACGGGTTGCAGCGTTATCGGGCGGAGAGAAGCAAAAAGTTGCATTCGCTTCTATCTATGCTCTTTCGCCTGATATTTATTTATTGGATGAACCTTCTTCCAATTTGGATACGGCAGCCATCGAAAGTCTGCGAAAAATAGTGGTATTATTAAAAAAGCAAGGAAAGACTATTATGATAGCTGAACATCGGATCCATTATCTTAAAGATATTGCAGACCGCATTCTCTATATGGAGCATGGAACGATCCGGCAATCCTTGACATCGGAACAAGTGTGTAA
Encoded proteins:
- a CDS encoding ATP-binding protein, whose translation is MQTDIIRFIDDESKPECMAVAGYLYNLCSNSKHLDKYKSLLMLLQALIVRLKKETQAETIVQAFIQKGIKEKQLTVFTPGKNYNHPFEYGSKLDVNFKEDTKIAAAIDNFTTDSIFTINLCRCVFMQKENLAKIIALIFFSTKINNNDTYIIPQKINVSARITKILNDITPVEFLFDTLHLSHQEAVLLTAAYRTQTIYELYNFYGDVLFQDTENKITLYAKCINTSLQAIRSLFENDKKLISFGLMQDSGYIEDESIYCIYNKNFDAFFSGTLKEEKTNAAFNLNSYSIKKGYSNLAVQFLKSNFPSNILLYGSPGSGKTEFARYIANSLAKELILKKASDILGKYVGESEQNIKEAFEEAERQDAILLFDEADSFFTNRFNAENTWERTMVNEFLMQIEAFNGLLICTTNMRSIMDPALQRRFHIMVKFQALSANGIKTLLMKYFRNVSFNADQIEKLNQWQTVTPGDFNALYGKARFMPQEKITSEYIITELAQMQQEKNGVQKMIGFSINA
- a CDS encoding MptD family putative ECF transporter S component, translating into MANEMSKKGLTTRDLITTGILAALYVVCAFIGELIFGFFPVLTFLCPLSIALLCGPVFMLIIAKVPKHGPIFITGILVGGVLFVTGMYWLMCLAYIILGVVAELVAGSTNFKSKTRNLFAYMIFVISPIFSYAMLWINRDEYVNYLVKNGTEQAYMDTMIANAHLWVLPAMIAGNLICSCISGKFGQHLLRKHFEKAGLV
- a CDS encoding energy-coupling factor transporter transmembrane component T — encoded protein: MTAPFSADIFCKTQHLDPRTKFYMLLVGTVDLFLAPTVYYEVALVALITIVGLSCGEKRFTLKMTGIYTSLIILYHIGIYGMTGWLQIAIVTFTFYIRKIFSCAMMGGILVGTTQVNEFMAAMHRIHVPKSVIIPMTVMIRYIPMVQEDWGFIHDAMKMRDVAPTVKSLLTHPIRTVECIYVPMMMSALKVADELSAASITRGLENPKQRSCMADIRFTWKDCVCAFAFTVFFVISILFMIGRNLA
- a CDS encoding AraC family transcriptional regulator, with amino-acid sequence MTEKNQQQAFHKLGDASFYMADYHFNETNEKCGTIHTYYPPAKAGHGIMYQVQPAEGIFLSVSDWTPYHDMERRYQIEHKMIKMYYLESGEVRLIQNGKRTAVIQEGINLYLNRPSKGRVLYRAGIPIRYISVLLLEDYFLPFLQSRYASDGLQYAALFSWCECNYNTPEIGSIFLQIKHKILSGETSSLYYESKVGELLSVAAGNVQRHRKQVDVSLNPTKACLSPIERKALERVRLAIERSILNPPCSEELCSIAAMGHTKFRRTFRLLYGLSPREYILKARMQHACLLLSKPALSIGSIAAHLGYANAGKFSCAFRKLYHQSPAEYRASVHKEH
- a CDS encoding leucine-rich repeat domain-containing protein → MEQRSALQLTAEEKANVQLLRITDGILIGVTNRDDLTGSLILPDTITEIGRKALSGCTGLTSITIPDSVTQIGYGAFFRCMNLTSITIHSNNPAYCSQENILYTKDMKTLLRAVATGCVVIPYGVAEISYGAFSRCRGVTSITIPDSVIKIAMGAFCYCSSLTHIIIPSSVTDIGMGPFGYCTNLMDITVDKANSVYRSKDNVLYTKDMKTLIQATPVKTFIIPEHVTAIGGYCLAGCTDVTTVIIPDGVTEIGEGAFDSCERLDNIIIKSECLTQIGYDAFSHIKPDARFTVKNESIKALLQTCGSDLQNGQITVNPNL
- a CDS encoding ABC transporter ATP-binding protein, which gives rise to MRLFFSYFKPHWKLFTADLCCAAFIAAVDIIFPMASRYSIQHFLPKADYAAFYTFIVIMIGLYLIRSAAQYFVTYFGHLFGVKVEADMRRDLFRHIEKQSFHFFDTNRTGQLMSRITTDLFEITELSHHGPEDLFISVLTLIGSLALMASIRWELALLLTLFIPIAFFHTVRCRVHIMKASRRVKEETAAINTAIEPALSGIRVTQIFTNEGYEQERFEKNNQAFYTAKKRFYWNMAFFFSRLEFLISMLHLVIIAAGGFFIMQQTMTLTDIITVTLFAGAFLQPIRRLTAFIELYANGMAGFKRFKELMETDDSIRDHDNAVEITSAHGNIRYNDVSFSYQDGVTVLQNIELDIQAGQTIAFVGPSGGGKSSLCNLLPRFYEPSAGSITLDGRNIQDITVHSLRRQIGIVQQEVFLFADTIKENIAYGNSAASEQDIVHAAKRAEIHEDIMQMPDGYNTLVGERGVQLSGGQKQRVAIARTFLKNPPILILDEATSALDTATEIKIQKSFEELAQGRTTLIIAHRLSTIRSADRIVVVDDEGICEQGTHAELLAKGGVYAALYNAQTNMS